AGCCCCGCGGGGCGCTGGCCGGGCCCGAGAGAGGCGCTGGGACCGCCGcgctgccggggccgggccgcccGGAGCTCCCGCCCCGCTGCCTGCCACGGCCGGGGACGAGAGCTTTCATGGCCCTGCTCATGGCCAGGGCACAGGCGACAGGCGCTCGATCAGTCAGAGAAGGCTTTGCAGGGAGTGGGAGGCAAGGAGCAGAGAGCCGGGCGGGATGCGGCAGCGATGGGGGGCTGTCCCGAGCAGCCAGCAGGCACCTCCCGGGGATGCAGGAGAGAAAAGATGGGGAGAGCTTCTGGAATATGTCTTCTGCCAGGCACACGCTGCATCCCGCGTAGCTGCTCCTGTCCTTGGTGTGAGGGGATGTCCCGGGACCCGCTGCCCCGGTCCCGCGGGTGCAGCACCCCGGCCCCTCCGCCTCCTCCAGCCGCCCCCCGCTCAGCCCTGCCGTGCCTGCCTGGCCGAGGGCTTTGCACCCCACTGGAAACAACAATCTTCCCTAAGCGAGGTCTGTTTACAAGTAGTTTCCATATTGCAAATCTTTCAATTTTCCAACCTAAAAATGTCGgagttttccttttaaagttCACCCCGTAAAGAGGGCTTGcgatagatttttttcttgcaccttcttttctgttcctttttagTGAAATAATTTGTTCGCAAAAACGAAATGGTTATTTCAATATCTTTTGGAGGTATTTTGGGTAAAACAATGTTATTGTGTTCCCACGAGCCATGACCTGACATGGACACCTAAACACAGCTTCCCAGTGGCCGCGAATCCGcgcagcaaaaagcaaaagatttTCTCGAAGACCGAGGAAACCCGTCTGCTTCTTccagacattttcttttttggccCGGGAACTTAGTAAAATTTCAGACAAATTAAAGGAAGCTTCACAGTTGCTTGACAAAATCACAGTCTGCACCCCTGCACAGTGGGGTTTATAACCAGCAAATGAGCACgtgttcttttcttcttctgggaaaatGTATTACGTCCATAGAAGTTCCCCCTTTGCCACCATTTTTCATTCTTTACTGAATAAAGAGAATCTCGAATCGtctattactattattaataataataattatattaataagTCAAGTAAAGACTATTTGTCTGATGTGGTCATTTTAAGTACCGTGCCACGGTGCAGAACAGAGTGGCAATGCCGCCGCCTCCGTAAATCCGCGCACGACACGAAGGGAAACGTCCCCGTGGCTTTTCGGCTGTGCCTTCAGGgctccccccgccgccgcccccctgCCGCCGCCCGGTACCGCAGTCGAGCGCCTGAAGGCAACTCCCAAACACGACCTGTCCCTCGCTTTCGCCCCCTGAACAGAGGAGCCCGGCACAAACCCCGCCACCGAGTTCTGGCTCTGCCGGCAGGAccaccttccctcccttccccttccaGCCTTCCCGGCTTTATTCGTACAGTTTGCAAATCCGTATTATTCCCGCACAAGCCAAAAATAATATTAGTCCTCTCCACGCGCATTTCATCCCTAATTATCACTCGAGTCCTTTGCGACACAAAGCGTTTCTCTGGCCAGTTGAAGCGCGGCGCAGATCCGTGGGCAGAGTGATTTACCCCGGCCCGGGAGAGAAGCAGCGGGGGTTTCGCTGTCGGACGGCTCTAGCGGGGGGCGGATCACCGCTGCTGAGCGGGCTCCTCAGACCGCCCGAGCCCACAGGCAGGGTCGGGCTCTGAAGCAGCAGGCAGGGGTGTTGTTCAGAGCCGTCACTGCCCGCAGGATTTGCTTTCCCCACAGAGCAATTTAGGGAGCAACGCCGTAACCCGCGCCCTGCCCCGAGCAGCGGCTCCTGCGCCGTGAGCGCTCCCCCAGCGCCGGCCCCGGCCTGCGGCCACCCCCGGCCGCCGGAGCCCCTCGCAAGCCGATACCCTCCAGACCCGGAGAGCTGAAAATCACACCCGTCTTTTCCTTTTCACCCGTTTTATGGTTTTCTACCATTCTTGTTCGGTGTGAAAGCACTGTTTTACTTGTCAATCGGCCGTGCACGAAAAGATTGCGTGTGGCCTTCCTAGCTCCCatgattcttttctttttcccttccttcctttttttttaataatgaaaaaaatattttaaaacctaTGAGTATTTAAAtccatttattattattactactactactactactactattactattactattattattattattattagaagtgtccctgctctggtggGAAGGACATCGTTCACCAGTTCTGGTGGCCATTTGCACCCCTCTGTAGACATCAGGTAGTCCTTGCCGGTTGCCTTCCGATCCCCTTTCTGTCTCTCCCAGCGCCGAGCCACTGCTGCGGGAGAGATTTCCCTGGCTAGTTTCTGTTTCAGCAGAGGATATGTTTGCTGGCTGCCATCCCTTTCCTTCGGGAGCCCAAGCCGTGGCCTCTTTACTACCGAGTCAGATTTTAGGCAAGAAGCCACAGGAGCACCTGAGAACCATAAAACAGCTTAACCTGCAGCTCTACTCTAATTTTTTTCGAGGATCACGCTGACTATCGCCAGCATCACTTGGGATGCCAAAGACCTCTATCGGCTCCGCAATGGGGCAGCAGTCTGGGGAAACACCGGAGAAAGAGCCGGGGATGTCTCTTCGGTCACCCCAAGGGCCTCGGACCGAGGAGACAACCCCtcaggctctgccagggctttCCTCTGTGGGACGTAGGACCTGCCTAGGAGGGAGCCAGGGAGGTGTCTGCGGCTGCGGGTGGAGGAgggcagctctgtccctggCCTGCCCCAGTCACCGCCACAGCCCCTCCCGGGCCGCCCCGGCCGTGAACTCGCCCTCTCTCTCCGCTCCGTCCctcccttaaaaaaaacaacgaacaaaacccaaaacaaaacaaaaatcccacacCACAAATATTAAACGTGTTCTAGGAAAATGGCAAGCCCCACCTGCGGGTAGGAGTCCGCCCTGTCCCGCGGTCCCTCGGCAAGGAGCGGGCCCGGGCCGGTGCGGGGCAGCGCGGCTGCCCGGGCGCGGAGCAGAGCGGGTCCCGCAGGCGGCAGCTCCAGCGGGGCCGGGAGCCCCGGGCAGAGCCTGCCGGCCCATCCGAGCCTCTGCCCGGCCCCGGAGGAGGGTGTGCTGCCTGTACCGGAGCGGTGCGGTGTCCTGACACTGAGCGCCGTGACACCCGCTTGGGAAACGCGCCATTTGCTCCCCGGTTAATCACGCTGTTTCCCGCAGCAGCGGACAACGCGAAGGATCAGTCCACTTTGTTGCGGCTTTCAGAAAGGTTGGGAGAGGTAATATCCTTGATTATGTGGCCGGGACAAAAGGACCTGCCCTTTATGTCTCCCATCACCTTAGGAATAGCCAGGCTGCTCGATGGAGACGCCGCAGCGCCCTGGATCTCCAGAGCCCGCGGGGTGTGGCTTTCCAGCACCCCTGTCCTTGTCTTCGGAGCCGTTCCAGAGGAGCGGCTGCTCCCGTGGTTtggtgctgcagccccgggAGAGCCGCTGGAAAGGCGGCCGAGATTCCCCGCGGCCCTCGGGGCTCGTCGCCGTcccactgacagcagcagcGGAGCGGAAAAAGCCTGCCAAGGCCTGCCGGGGAGAGGCCCTTAACCTCGGGCCACCTTTGGCCCCTGCTCCCGGGAGCCCCTGGGAGGCTGGGCAGGTGCTGCACGGCCGGGGGGGCTGCTGTGTCCCGGGgtcttctgctgcttctcctcctgccGGGAAAGTGTCGCTGATTTCTACCtgagtgtgtttgtgtgtgtgtgtgtgtgcagagaggGGGGCAAATCAACGTGGTTTCCTGTTTTATTACCCTGCGAGCGAGCGGGAGGTAGCTAAATATAGGCAGCCTCCCGTCTGCAGAGCTGGACTCTGCGCCTGTGCGACTGTTTAATACACAAACACAAGCGCCAATGGAGACATATGCAAAGATATACACAATTTACATTACATTTCAACAATCGAATTTCTTGGAGCTGCGGTAtttcccccttctccccctTGTCTttgcaagaatttttttttaaggctacAGCTTGCCCACGGTCAGACGGAAAATGATTCCCACGGCCCCTGTACGGTTCGGGGTTTGTGAGAGAGACCGAAATTGAGACACATCGTTAGGGAGATTATTTTTACGTAGCAGCCGTGTATGTGCTGATGAGCTGAATGCGTGTCTGAAGGTGTGTGAAGAGAGCGTATTAGAGCCCAGGTTCTGCTGATAATTTAAGAGCCGAAAATACGGAGTAATTCCTTTGGCCTCAGTACATGCGTGTTACTGGAGATTTTGCCATTAAGAAAATATAAAGGATGCAGAGAGTTTGCTTTATATTtcaaaaatcagaattattaagaaaaaacagGAATAGAAATGTCTCAAATTCCAGAAAAACTCCATTAAATTATCGATTAGATTTTCCCAGTATCACATATTGACGTTTCTCAAGTATCAGATTTTGTCAACGTCAAAAAAGGACACTGTCGATGCATAAATGTTCGATATTAAACACCAATACTAAAATTCCGGGCATCTTTATTTGGATCATCTTTTCCAGCAACTTCTATCTCGAGTAAAATGCATGTTAGTTTTACCTGGTTCATAGGAAATTAGCTTGACGCTTCATTTTGAGTCTGTTACCCAGTGTTACAACCCAAGGAATCTCTAATAACAGTCACTTCCCTTTTATATCAGGAGATTCCCTAGAGCACAACATTTGTTAGCAAGCACAAATCAAAATAATACAACACAGTGACCAAAGGGCGGCGAAAAAAAATTAGGCTTAGAGATAGTTTGCTCCCTCGAACAGGGGGCCCTATAGAACCACAGCCGACTTTGCCAGAAGCCACCCCCGCCGGGGACAAAACCTCCGCTGGTGTGAGCTGTACCTTTCAGTTTGCATCACTGTGCCATATTTCACACAAAATAATCCAAAACAAGTCAAAACGAATCAACTTCCCTTTATCTGCAGCACTAAAATCTAAAGATGCATCATCCCAGACACATCAGGTAACATCCCTCTGCTGTGTAAAACCTACCTCCCAGCAAAGGCTGTGAGGAGGGGGCTCTGCAGTCCCCACacctctgcttttctgtttaGCATCCCACACTGTCTGCAGTGGGACAAATAGAGGAGGGATCAAGCTTGGCTGTACCATCGAACCTGAGATGGGAGTCAGCGGCTCGGTGCCTTGTAcggggctgcaggcagagaaacGTCCCCAGGGGCCAGGAAAAAGCAAACCGCAGGGCAGCAGTGGCACCTCTTTACCTCCTTAAGTGCACGGGGGTCCAGATTCTGCTGTCCCAAAGTTTCGTGTTTTCCAGGAAGGAAAGTGTTGGGAATGTCGGAGGGAAATAgttataaaaaacaaaataagaagaagaagaaagagacaAGAGCTTCGGATCGGGCCAAATAAATGTCAGTCCTCCCGTATCTGCCAAGGGACTGCTGCATCTGGAGCACTCCTTTCGGCAGGAGGACCGCCGACACGCCCGGCAGggcaaaaccaaacccaaagcaTTTCCTCCGGTGTCACGGCGGCTGTCGGCTTTGGGAACAGAGAGCTCGTCCCCAGCCCGTGCTGCCGAGTGCTGCTGGAGTTGGCAGCGCGGAGACATCTAACCTGCGGGGTGCCCGAGCCCGGGCAAAGCGAAATGACAGCAAGGGGGGCCGGAGCCCGGCGGCATCTTGGGGCGGCTTGCAGGCACAGCGGCCGGGAAGCGATAGGGCAAGCCACTCGGTGCCCGGGAGCCGCAGGGAATGCCCGTGCGAACCggcaggaaaggaaagaagccGGCGGTGATGAGGGATCAGCAGCGCCCAGGCAATGCGGCCGCCTGTGAGCCTGGTCCGGGCAGGGCTCCTGCGGCGCTGACAAacagctgcagccaccaccGGGTCCGGTCCCTCCGAGCGCCGCTGCCCGCCCCCGACCCCCGGGGGAAGCTGCCCGCCCCAGGTGAGCCTGCCCTCCCCTTCGGCCAGCGCTGGCCCCGGGGAGACACCCAAGGACAGCAGCCGATGGGGGGAAAGAGCCGCCAGCACCGCGCCGAGGGCCCGGTCTCTCAGAGAGGCTTGGAGAGATTCAGTCCAAGGCGGGAGGCTGCCCCAAGCGGCTATCGCGGCAGTGTCGGGATACGGACGGCCTGGGCAGTTCCGCCGAAGGCCCCTCTTGCAGCCCAATCCTGAGCCCGCGGCCCGGTGTCTCTGCCAGGCTCCGGCAGAGAGAAAGCAATGCACCGAGCCGCGCACTCGCCCCGGGATCCGCCAGGGTTTCGCCGCGGTAGAGGGGCCGCAGCCCGCACGGAGAGGCTGCCACCGACCGGGAAAAGCAGCTTGAGTGGCTCTGCCGACTGCCCCGCGTCCTCACCGCTACCAGCACCCGTAAACACAGCCACCGATCCCGGCTCTCCGGCAGATGGGGGATGGCTCCATCTGGAACAGGGGCTACCAAAGAAGTGATTAGGGCACCCGGCCAGAGCTCCTGGGTCCCCTCCGCCTCCCGCAGAGGGAACGGGCATCAGCGCTGACCGGTGCAGCCGGGCAAGGCGGCCCAGATCTCTGCCAGGCCCTACGATCCTCACCGTGCGAGTGGGAAAAGGAGGGACGTGGTCTGAGCTACGGCCTGAGGTCTGCTGCGGGGGAAAATATCACTGGGGAAATCCGTGTCTGCTCTCAGAAATGACAGAAGCAGCAGGGGTAAGTGTTAAACTAAagtttataaattaaaaaaaaaaacccaaacaaacaacaaaacaagtACAGCGGGTAGCTTAAAACATTCACAATTCATTTGAAGTAAATAATCTAGTTGAGTGCACAGTGCCATTAAAAGggaaatggaggggaaaaaaaaaaagaaggaaaaaaaaaaaagcaacgAGTTACCTTGGAAGAAAGAGACTGTAATTACATCGCTGAGCAGATCAGAAACCCCCACCCCTggaggagagctctgcagaagAGTTGTAAAAGGCACTGACGGTATTAAAGTTTCCTGTTACATCGATTTCTTAAAAAGCCTGACTAGAAATATTCACAttgaatataaaaataacaacTTTAATACATCTGGAAAGTGCGAAAAATCCATAACTCCTCCCTCCCCGAACACGGAAAgatctcaggaaaaaaaggaaaacaagaagtcAGAGTTTCGATATAAGTCTCACCCTTTTGTGACATATTTATCCTTTGCCAGGGATCATGGAGTACAGGAATAACATGGGCAACAAGAGCAGGGGGACCTGAAAGAGGCTTCCATACATTCAGCACCATACAAGGCACACTCAGTTTGCAACAAGTTGGAAGACCAAGGACTCAGGCGACAAAAATTATCTTCCTTACAATCCACTGAGGGAGTCCTTGATCTCCTCTTTTGAGTTGCAATTGGTTTTGCgggttgtatttttttttcctctccttgttttctctctctttttctccacaCAAGATCGAGTCTCTACCCATCcgaagcaaaataaaacaaacaaacaaaaagtctACACCAAATACACTGACAACATGGATACCATGAACAAGTTGTGCCGAATCGCGAGAGTCCTCGGCTGGcgggatggggacagggtgaGGGTCAGGGTGGGGGTGGCCAAGAAGTCCTACGTTGAAAGAGGAGAGGGTGAGGAACCAtccaaaaatattaataataaaaataacaataaaataataataaatactgTCCGAggcactgagagctgcagctggggctctggACTTGAGAAGCTGAGCGGACGGATTGATGGATGGGGGGGTGGCAGAGGGAAGATGGGTTTCCTGGCTGCCAGTGTGTATGCTGGGGGTGTCGGGGCCGggggttgtgtgtgtgtgcctctCACTGCGTGCCGGCAGCTGCGGCGCAGGTGGACAGAGCCCACCCGGGAAGGCAGTAGTAGGGGTAGTAGTAggatggctgcagggagagcagcgaGGGCGGCCGCAGCACCTCGCCAGGGTGGTACTGTCTCTGGTCGTCGCGCACCAGCACCTTGACGGCCACCTTCttggcggcgggggcggcggccaGGAGGTCGGCGGCCATCTGCCGCCGCTTGGTCTTGTAGCGCCGGTTCTGAAACCAGATCTTCACCTGCGTCTCGGTGAGCTTCAGCGAGGCGGCCAGGTCGGCTCGCTCGGGCCCCGACAAGTAGCGCTGGTGGTTGAAGCGCCGCTCCAGCTCGAAGACCTGCGCGTGGGAAAAGGCTGCGCGGGAGCGCTTCTTCCGCGGCttcggagccgccgccgcctcctcctccctcGGCAGCAGATTCCCGCACTTGCCCGCTCCGTCCTCTTCCTCCGGAGGGCTGCGATCTGAGGGCAGGGCGAGAGCACGGCGgtcagggcaggcaggcagcgGGACAGCGGCACCCGCGCACAGGCGGCCAGGCGCGCTCCCTGCGGCCGGTCCGCAGCGACGGGGAGAGCCCGCTGAGCCGCTGCCCGCCCCGTCGCCGGGACAGCCGCCGGCGGCAGCGGCCGGGGCTTCTCGCTCTCCTTTAAGCGCCGGGCGCCCTGGCGAGCTGCGGGCTCCGCCGGGCCAAAGGCCCTCCCCGATCCGCCCTCCCTCGCCCCGCGGGACGCGTTTCGGGTTTTCTCTCCCCCCCGGCACAACCGAGCCTGTCGCACAACTccggggagccggcgagagccGCGGTCATCTCCGGTTCCCAGCCCTCCGGGGCCCTCCCGCCCTCCTCGCGCGGGCGCGGAGGAGCCGCCATCGGGGCCGCCCCTACCTGAGACGGCGGCCGACATCTCGCTGTCGCTGAGGCCGGTGGTGTCCCGCTCCGCCGCCTCCGGGGGCTGCGCCTCCTCCTCCGCCGGCCGCCCCCCACCCGTGGCTTCTGCGGGGCGGGCGCTGCCACCGGCGCCCTCCTCCTCGGAGCGCCGCTCGCCCTCGGGGTCCTCGCTGAGCGCGGAGTCCGAGTCCCAGCCCGCCGGCgtccgcggggccggggcgcgggcggcgggcgcgggcaGCGGCGGGTCCTCGGCGCCGCCGCACAGCCGCCAGCCGCCGGCCGCCcccgggagcggcggccgcCCCGCCGCGTGGCGGGCGCACTCCTCCTTCTTGTTGAGGATGGCTTGGATGGAAAAAGGCGTCAGGGCGTTGCCGCCGCGGACGGACATGGCCCGGCGACGGGCAAGCCCCGCGGACGAGCAGCGGACCGTGCCGCGTCTTCAGCTGGGCGACCGCATcgccggccgccgccgcgccggTGCTGGGCCCTGTTCTGCCGCCGGGAGGGCGGGCGCCAGCGGGAGCAGCCTCTCTGCGCCACTGCCGGCCCGCCCGCCCATAGGGCCGGGGCCACCGGGGCCACCGCGCTGCGCCGGGCGCCGCCGCGGGTCCCTGGCGGCacgggcgctgcctccgccccGCTCTgtcccgcccccgcccgccctcCGCTTTTTCTGCCGGCGGCGCTGCCATCCCTCACGGCCGCCCGAcagcgccggccccgcgccTTCCCATTGGGCAGCCCCCGCGCGCCCCTCCCGCCCATTGGCTC
This sequence is a window from Melospiza georgiana isolate bMelGeo1 chromosome 5, bMelGeo1.pri, whole genome shotgun sequence. Protein-coding genes within it:
- the NKX3-2 gene encoding homeobox protein Nkx-3.2; amino-acid sequence: MSVRGGNALTPFSIQAILNKKEECARHAAGRPPLPGAAGGWRLCGGAEDPPLPAPAARAPAPRTPAGWDSDSALSEDPEGERRSEEEGAGGSARPAEATGGGRPAEEEAQPPEAAERDTTGLSDSEMSAAVSDRSPPEEEDGAGKCGNLLPREEEAAAAPKPRKKRSRAAFSHAQVFELERRFNHQRYLSGPERADLAASLKLTETQVKIWFQNRRYKTKRRQMAADLLAAAPAAKKVAVKVLVRDDQRQYHPGEVLRPPSLLSLQPSYYYPYYCLPGWALSTCAAAAGTQ